One region of Deltaproteobacteria bacterium PRO3 genomic DNA includes:
- a CDS encoding ATP-binding protein, whose translation MPIATLLSAGLQGIDATPIHVEVDITRGLPGWSTVGLAESAVRESKDRVISSIHNCGYQFPFRRITLNLAPADVKKSGTAFDLPIAIGLLAAAELLPVESLQGYGFLGELSLDGGLRPIRGALSAAALAKEKGWRGLILPLENLHEAGLIPEVTALGARSLPEVVEFLKGRGPLPLATELPPPRPPKAPHLPDLAEVQGQGHAKRALEVAAAGFHNLMMVGPPGTGKTLLASCLPSILPPMSREESLTTTKIYSLVGRLPPETGLLTERPFRAPHHTISEAGLIGGGGVPRPGEASLAHNGVLFLDEIGEFKRHVLEALRQPLESHGVTIARARHSLSYPARFLLAAAMNPCPCGHLGNARVPCVCPPASVQRYQSKVSGPLLDRFDLRLTVPALDFAALKANARGESSREVRERVARAQERQSRRLSGEGLSFNSQMGPAELRRHGRLDAASEELLKTAVEKWGWSARAYHRVLKVARTIADLAGAERIAAEHLSEAMAYRSEEAQPV comes from the coding sequence ATGCCCATCGCCACCCTACTCTCCGCCGGCCTCCAAGGCATCGACGCCACCCCGATCCACGTCGAGGTCGATATCACCCGCGGCCTGCCCGGCTGGTCGACGGTCGGCCTGGCGGAGAGCGCGGTCCGCGAGTCGAAGGACCGGGTCATTTCGTCGATTCATAACTGCGGCTATCAATTTCCCTTCCGGCGCATCACCCTCAACCTGGCCCCCGCCGACGTCAAGAAGAGCGGCACGGCCTTCGACCTGCCGATCGCGATCGGCCTCTTGGCCGCGGCCGAATTGCTTCCGGTCGAGTCGCTCCAAGGCTACGGCTTCCTGGGCGAGCTCTCGCTGGACGGGGGCCTCCGGCCGATCCGCGGCGCCCTCTCCGCCGCAGCCTTGGCCAAAGAAAAGGGCTGGCGCGGCCTGATCCTGCCCCTCGAGAATCTCCACGAGGCCGGCCTCATCCCGGAGGTCACGGCCTTGGGCGCCCGCAGCCTGCCCGAGGTCGTGGAGTTCCTGAAGGGCCGCGGTCCCCTTCCCCTGGCGACGGAGCTCCCACCGCCCCGCCCTCCCAAAGCGCCCCACCTGCCGGACCTCGCCGAAGTCCAAGGCCAGGGCCACGCCAAGCGCGCCCTCGAGGTCGCCGCCGCCGGCTTCCACAACCTGATGATGGTGGGCCCGCCCGGCACCGGCAAGACGCTCCTGGCCAGCTGCCTCCCCTCGATCCTGCCGCCGATGAGTCGCGAGGAGAGCCTGACCACGACGAAAATCTACAGCTTGGTCGGCAGGCTCCCGCCCGAGACGGGCCTGCTCACCGAGCGGCCCTTTCGCGCCCCGCACCATACGATCTCGGAAGCCGGCCTGATCGGGGGCGGCGGCGTCCCGAGGCCCGGCGAGGCGAGCCTCGCCCATAACGGGGTCCTGTTTCTGGACGAGATCGGCGAATTCAAGCGCCACGTCCTAGAGGCCCTGCGCCAGCCCTTGGAGAGCCACGGGGTGACCATCGCCCGGGCCCGGCACAGCCTGAGCTATCCGGCGCGCTTCCTGCTGGCCGCCGCAATGAACCCCTGCCCCTGCGGCCATCTCGGCAACGCCCGCGTCCCCTGCGTCTGCCCGCCGGCCTCGGTGCAGCGCTACCAAAGCAAGGTCAGCGGCCCGCTGCTGGACCGTTTCGACCTGCGCCTGACCGTCCCCGCCCTCGATTTTGCGGCCTTGAAGGCGAACGCGCGGGGCGAAAGCAGCCGCGAGGTCCGCGAGCGCGTCGCCCGGGCCCAGGAACGGCAAAGCCGCCGCCTGTCGGGAGAGGGCCTGTCCTTCAACTCGCAGATGGGACCGGCGGAGCTGCGGAGGCATGGACGCCTGGACGCGGCCTCGGAGGAATTGTTGAAAACGGCGGTGGAAAAATGGGGTTGGTCGGCGCGGGCCTATCATCGGGTCTTGAAGGTGGCGAGGACGATCGCGGATCTGGCGGGAGCGGAACGGATCGCGGCCGAGCATCTGAGCGAGGCGATGGCCTATCGCTCGGAGGAGGCGCAGCCAGTTTAA
- a CDS encoding capsule assembly Wzi family protein codes for MRFSRIRRYFLVFFFVLGAASSFPPAPVFGQASVNVPVTDPVYRDIDKLVAHGLVDKIIMGQRPFSRREIARIVKEAMVHLPRLQGPLEDPQVPESRKEKLRARLDYLKPIFERLKRDYHEELVQNGALEGETKWYSVHLLEKVEADLGVASSPAEPLPVSNGLGSIDAVINPLLDYRQGRHLVDGANLGLETTTWLRASDYFAMLVRPRFQLGLGRNATPDQNRADVLNLYGKFWVKNLEIQIGRDNLMWGQGIEAGQLLSTNPRGLDMAKISNDSPFFLPWVFKYLGANKISFFYADLGPEQNFPNAYLVGYKWSLQPLNFFEIGAALLTQSGGDGSPPASFFDRVRDVFPVDQAGGVNQVEIGNHIGGVDFRFRIPPARGLELYVEANFDDNHNPFSKPKKAFVDDAAYVAGFYLPRVDEAGAIDLRMEYRRTGLRFYEHAQFVSGWTLNQFLMGDNLGPNAWGLYGTVNWDVDPSNLLSFHGAFESRSSDLWTVVDPAGEFIFTKVADGPEERRLRGRVEWLHRVQGFPLQVRAQLAYERAQNFNFVAGNDRNNFLGEVGLRFEFDRWTRFPR; via the coding sequence ATGCGTTTTTCGCGAATTCGCCGGTATTTCCTCGTGTTTTTCTTCGTGTTGGGCGCCGCATCGAGCTTTCCGCCGGCGCCGGTTTTCGGCCAGGCCTCGGTCAACGTGCCGGTCACCGATCCCGTCTACCGCGACATCGACAAATTGGTCGCGCACGGCCTGGTCGACAAGATCATCATGGGCCAGCGTCCCTTCTCGCGGCGCGAGATCGCTCGTATCGTGAAGGAGGCGATGGTCCACCTGCCGCGCCTGCAAGGCCCCCTCGAGGACCCGCAGGTCCCCGAATCGCGCAAGGAGAAGCTGCGTGCGCGTCTCGACTACCTCAAGCCGATCTTCGAGCGCCTGAAGCGTGATTACCACGAAGAACTGGTGCAGAACGGCGCCCTCGAGGGCGAGACCAAGTGGTATTCCGTGCACCTGCTCGAGAAGGTCGAGGCCGACCTCGGCGTTGCCTCCAGCCCCGCCGAGCCCCTGCCGGTGAGCAACGGCCTCGGCTCGATCGACGCCGTCATCAATCCCTTGCTCGACTACCGCCAGGGCCGGCACCTCGTCGACGGCGCCAACCTGGGCCTCGAGACGACGACCTGGCTGAGGGCCTCGGATTACTTCGCCATGCTGGTGAGGCCCCGCTTTCAGTTGGGCCTCGGCCGCAATGCCACGCCCGACCAAAACCGCGCCGACGTCCTCAATCTCTACGGGAAATTTTGGGTGAAAAACCTCGAGATCCAAATTGGTCGCGACAACCTGATGTGGGGACAGGGTATTGAGGCCGGCCAGCTGCTCTCGACCAACCCGCGCGGGTTGGATATGGCGAAGATCAGCAACGATTCGCCCTTCTTTCTGCCTTGGGTCTTCAAATACCTCGGGGCGAACAAGATCAGCTTTTTCTACGCGGACCTCGGCCCCGAGCAGAACTTTCCGAACGCCTATCTGGTCGGTTACAAGTGGAGCCTACAGCCCTTGAATTTTTTCGAGATCGGCGCCGCGTTGTTGACCCAATCGGGCGGCGACGGCTCGCCGCCGGCCTCTTTCTTCGACCGGGTGCGGGACGTCTTTCCGGTCGACCAAGCGGGCGGGGTCAATCAGGTCGAGATCGGTAACCATATCGGCGGGGTGGACTTCCGCTTCCGAATCCCCCCGGCGCGCGGGCTCGAGCTCTATGTCGAGGCCAACTTCGACGACAACCATAATCCTTTCAGCAAGCCCAAGAAGGCCTTCGTCGACGACGCCGCCTACGTGGCGGGTTTCTACCTGCCGCGCGTCGACGAAGCGGGCGCGATCGACCTGCGGATGGAATACCGCCGCACCGGCCTGCGCTTCTACGAGCACGCCCAATTCGTCTCCGGTTGGACGCTCAATCAATTCCTGATGGGCGACAACCTGGGGCCGAACGCCTGGGGGCTCTATGGCACGGTGAATTGGGACGTCGATCCAAGCAACCTCTTGAGCTTCCACGGGGCCTTTGAGTCGCGCAGCAGCGATCTCTGGACCGTCGTCGATCCCGCCGGGGAGTTCATCTTCACCAAGGTGGCGGACGGCCCCGAGGAGCGGCGGCTGCGCGGCCGGGTGGAGTGGCTGCACCGTGTCCAGGGTTTTCCCCTCCAGGTCCGGGCGCAACTGGCCTACGAGCGGGCGCAGAACTTCAACTTCGTCGCCGGCAACGACCGCAATAATTTCCTGGGCGAGGTCGGGCTGCGCTTCGAGTTCGACCGGTGGACGCGGTTTCCGCGATAG
- a CDS encoding polyprenol monophosphomannose synthase, which produces MAFRHPLVLLPTYNEAENLRPLAEEILGLQPAFRLLIVDDASPDGTGAIAETLAAAHPGRVEALHRPAKEGLGRAYLAAFARALQGPADAVLQMDADFSHPPALLPKLLGALEGFDLALGSRYVPEGGIRDWGWFRRGLSRGANAYARRALRLPVRDLTSGLKAFRREVLEFLLAAPVDSLGYCFQIECTARALAAGFSCAEVPFTFTERRRGVSKMSGNLIWEAFWKTWRLGRTLRRGEAPEAVKGCARLPATAKNNR; this is translated from the coding sequence ATGGCCTTCCGACACCCCCTGGTCCTCCTGCCCACCTACAACGAGGCCGAGAACCTGCGCCCCCTGGCCGAGGAGATACTGGGGCTTCAGCCCGCCTTTCGCCTTTTGATCGTGGACGACGCCTCGCCGGACGGCACCGGCGCCATCGCGGAGACCTTGGCCGCGGCGCATCCGGGCCGCGTCGAGGCGCTGCACCGTCCCGCGAAGGAGGGCCTGGGCAGGGCCTATCTCGCCGCCTTCGCCCGGGCCCTGCAGGGCCCCGCCGACGCCGTCCTGCAGATGGACGCGGACTTTTCGCATCCCCCCGCCCTGCTGCCCAAGCTGCTCGGCGCCTTGGAGGGCTTCGATCTCGCGCTCGGCTCGCGCTACGTCCCCGAAGGGGGCATCCGCGACTGGGGCTGGTTTCGTCGCGGCCTGAGCCGCGGCGCCAACGCCTATGCCCGCCGGGCGCTGCGATTGCCGGTGCGCGACCTCACCAGCGGCCTCAAGGCCTTTCGTCGCGAGGTTTTGGAATTTCTGCTCGCGGCGCCGGTCGATTCCCTGGGCTATTGCTTTCAGATCGAGTGCACCGCGCGGGCCTTGGCCGCGGGCTTCTCCTGCGCGGAGGTTCCGTTCACCTTCACCGAACGCCGGAGGGGGGTCTCGAAGATGTCGGGGAATTTGATCTGGGAGGCCTTTTGGAAGACTTGGAGGCTGGGCCGGACCTTGCGCCGAGGCGAAGCGCCCGAGGCGGTCAAGGGCTGCGCCCGACTTCCAGCGACGGCCAAAAATAATAGGTGA
- a CDS encoding inositol-3-phosphate synthase yields the protein MIEKGTPIEAAQGKLGILLVGLGAVSTTFVAGVELIKRGLAKPIGSLTQLGHIRLGKRTDKKNPLVKDFVPITKLEDLVFGAWDIFPDNAYEAATKAGVLKQSDLDAVKEPLQQLKPFAGAFDQNFVKKLEGKHVKKGTRRELADQVIQDIENFKKQSGAKRVVVIWCGSTEVFIQPGPAHASLKAFEAALDKDDKTISPSMIYAYAALKLGIPFANGAPNLTTDTPALLELAQETKAPVSGKDFKTGQTLMKTILAPGLKARYLGLSGWFSSNILGNRDGEVLDDPDSFKTKEESKLGVLDTILQPELYPDLYGNFYHKVRIHYYPPRGDNKEGWDNIDLVGWCGYDMQLKIDFLCRDSILAAPLVLDLVLFMDLAKRAGMKGIQEWLSFYYKSPMTAPGLYPEHNLFIQEMKLKNTLRYLMGEEQITHLGLDYYE from the coding sequence ATGATCGAAAAGGGAACTCCCATTGAAGCCGCACAGGGAAAATTGGGCATCTTGCTCGTCGGCCTGGGCGCCGTCAGCACCACCTTTGTCGCCGGCGTCGAGCTGATCAAGCGCGGCCTCGCCAAACCCATCGGTTCCCTCACCCAGCTGGGCCACATCCGTCTCGGAAAACGTACAGACAAAAAGAATCCCCTCGTCAAAGACTTCGTCCCCATCACCAAGCTCGAGGACCTGGTCTTCGGGGCCTGGGACATCTTCCCCGACAACGCCTACGAGGCGGCGACCAAGGCCGGCGTCCTCAAGCAGAGCGACCTCGACGCCGTCAAAGAACCCCTGCAACAGCTGAAACCCTTCGCCGGGGCCTTCGACCAAAATTTCGTGAAGAAGCTGGAAGGCAAGCACGTCAAGAAGGGCACCCGCCGCGAGCTGGCCGACCAAGTCATCCAGGACATCGAAAACTTCAAGAAGCAGAGCGGCGCCAAGCGCGTCGTAGTGATCTGGTGCGGCTCCACCGAGGTCTTCATCCAGCCCGGCCCCGCGCACGCCAGCCTGAAGGCCTTCGAGGCCGCCCTCGACAAGGACGACAAGACGATCTCCCCCAGCATGATCTACGCCTACGCGGCCCTTAAGCTGGGCATCCCCTTCGCCAACGGCGCGCCCAACCTGACGACCGACACCCCGGCCCTGCTCGAGCTGGCGCAGGAGACCAAGGCGCCGGTCTCCGGCAAGGACTTCAAGACGGGCCAGACCCTCATGAAGACCATCCTCGCCCCCGGCCTCAAGGCCCGCTACCTGGGCCTCTCCGGCTGGTTCTCCAGCAACATCCTCGGCAACCGCGACGGCGAGGTCTTGGACGATCCCGATTCCTTCAAGACGAAGGAAGAGAGCAAGCTGGGCGTCCTCGACACCATCCTGCAACCCGAGCTCTACCCGGACCTCTACGGCAACTTCTACCACAAGGTCCGCATCCACTATTACCCGCCCCGCGGCGACAACAAAGAGGGCTGGGACAACATCGACCTGGTCGGCTGGTGCGGCTACGACATGCAGCTGAAGATCGATTTTCTCTGCCGTGACAGCATCCTGGCCGCCCCGCTGGTGCTCGACCTCGTCCTCTTCATGGACCTGGCCAAGCGCGCCGGCATGAAGGGCATCCAGGAGTGGCTCTCCTTCTACTACAAGTCGCCGATGACCGCGCCGGGGCTCTATCCCGAGCACAACCTCTTCATCCAAGAGATGAAGCTGAAGAACACCCTGCGCTACCTGATGGGCGAAGAGCAGATCACGCACCTGGGTCTGGATTATTACGAATAA
- a CDS encoding glycosyltransferase family 4 protein gives MKKIGIVSEYFYPHLGGITEHVYFYSKELVKRGYEVVLLTGYEGETTDVPIPEGLRIVRLGKSVPFYMNNSFAKVTLGWNLGKKVRRVLEEEKFDLLHIHSPLFMTLPLLFLKYSDTVTVGTLHTYFDSVGPRFFFRAFQKFIQRFFDKMDGVIAVSEACKKALEPYLKGDFAYIPNGVDTEWFANPKGKIEKFDDETPKVMFLGRMDPRNGLESLLDAFPAVVERLPAAKLIVVGDGPMLPLYQEKAGALNGRNVFFEGQINGNRPEYFASCDVFCYPAKIAAFSVTLLEAMAAGKPVVGTDNLGFRQAIENGKNGLLVPPEDSGQLAKALLQLLEDREGAARIAKNGQEWVQGISWSRVTDRILDFYDQVYRRERGIAWK, from the coding sequence ATGAAGAAGATCGGCATCGTCAGCGAGTATTTCTACCCCCACCTGGGCGGGATCACCGAGCACGTCTACTTTTACTCCAAGGAATTGGTGAAGCGCGGCTACGAGGTCGTCCTGCTCACCGGCTACGAGGGCGAGACGACCGATGTGCCTATTCCCGAGGGCCTGCGCATCGTCCGCCTGGGCAAGAGCGTGCCTTTCTACATGAACAACTCCTTCGCGAAGGTGACTCTAGGCTGGAACCTCGGGAAGAAGGTCCGCCGGGTGCTTGAGGAAGAGAAGTTCGACCTCTTGCACATCCACTCGCCGCTCTTCATGACGCTCCCGCTTTTGTTCTTGAAGTATTCCGACACGGTGACGGTTGGAACGCTGCATACCTATTTCGACTCCGTCGGGCCGCGCTTTTTTTTCCGCGCCTTCCAGAAGTTCATCCAGCGATTCTTCGACAAGATGGACGGGGTGATCGCTGTCTCCGAGGCCTGCAAAAAGGCCCTGGAGCCCTATCTGAAGGGCGATTTCGCCTACATCCCCAACGGCGTCGACACCGAGTGGTTCGCCAACCCGAAGGGCAAGATCGAGAAGTTCGACGACGAGACGCCGAAGGTAATGTTTCTCGGCCGCATGGACCCGCGCAATGGGCTCGAGTCGCTGCTCGACGCCTTTCCCGCGGTGGTCGAGCGCCTACCCGCAGCCAAGCTGATCGTCGTCGGCGACGGCCCGATGCTGCCGCTCTACCAAGAGAAGGCCGGCGCCCTGAACGGCCGTAACGTCTTCTTCGAGGGCCAGATCAACGGCAACCGGCCCGAGTACTTCGCCTCCTGCGACGTCTTCTGTTACCCCGCCAAGATCGCCGCCTTCAGCGTGACCCTGCTCGAGGCGATGGCCGCGGGCAAGCCGGTGGTGGGCACCGACAACCTGGGCTTCCGGCAGGCGATCGAAAATGGCAAGAACGGCCTGCTGGTCCCCCCCGAAGACAGCGGACAATTGGCCAAGGCCTTGCTTCAATTATTGGAAGACCGCGAGGGCGCCGCCCGGATCGCCAAGAACGGGCAGGAATGGGTGCAGGGGATTTCCTGGTCGCGGGTCACGGACCGGATCTTGGATTTTTACGACCAGGTCTATCGCCGCGAGCGGGGCATAGCCTGGAAATAA
- a CDS encoding endo-1,4-beta-xylanase — MRGLGVFAEIVGVVRERPLRFLATALLSLVALLASASAQARAPHPSIPPPVVPEGFGVNIHFTDPQPGEMKKIAESGARWVRMDLHWDTTEREKGVYDFSAYDRLVQALDEHGLKALFILDYGHPLYDGGLAPRDEATRQAFARWATEAARRYAKKGYLWEVWNEPNQKMFWRPKPNAKDYAALALAVARAFREAGLDEALIGPATSRIDLGFLKTCFKAGLLEHWAAISVHPYRMWLPPETAGVSYDRLRALLRRQGADGDFPILSSEWGYSSVQFGLDAELQGKFLARMWLFNLASGVPLSIWYDWKNDGSDPKNNEHNFGIVGTDLNPKPAFHAAKTLTEALAGHRFERRLRVGDAKNYVLEFSREGKPRWAAWRSSPKPATVILPGLTGRFHSVSHDGKVVKLLTAGPKGLQLRLGDAPQYLQALP; from the coding sequence ATGCGAGGCCTTGGTGTCTTTGCCGAGATTGTAGGGGTCGTTCGCGAACGGCCCTTACGTTTCCTCGCCACGGCCTTGCTTTCTTTAGTGGCCCTGCTGGCCTCCGCCTCCGCCCAGGCCCGCGCCCCGCACCCCAGCATCCCTCCTCCCGTCGTCCCCGAGGGTTTCGGAGTCAACATCCACTTCACCGATCCCCAACCCGGCGAGATGAAGAAGATCGCCGAGTCCGGCGCGCGCTGGGTGCGGATGGACTTGCATTGGGACACCACGGAGAGAGAAAAAGGCGTCTACGACTTCAGCGCTTACGACCGCCTGGTTCAAGCCTTGGACGAGCACGGGCTGAAGGCCCTGTTCATCCTCGACTACGGCCACCCGCTCTACGACGGCGGCCTGGCCCCGCGCGACGAGGCGACGCGCCAGGCCTTCGCCCGCTGGGCCACCGAGGCCGCGCGCCGCTATGCGAAGAAGGGTTACCTCTGGGAGGTCTGGAACGAGCCCAACCAGAAGATGTTTTGGCGCCCCAAGCCTAACGCGAAGGACTACGCCGCGCTCGCCCTGGCGGTGGCGCGGGCCTTCCGCGAGGCGGGCTTGGACGAGGCCTTGATCGGGCCGGCCACCTCGCGCATCGACTTGGGCTTCCTCAAGACCTGCTTCAAGGCGGGATTGCTGGAGCACTGGGCGGCGATCTCGGTCCATCCCTACCGCATGTGGCTCCCGCCGGAGACGGCGGGCGTCTCCTACGACCGGCTCCGGGCCTTGCTGCGCCGCCAAGGCGCGGATGGCGATTTTCCCATTCTCTCCAGCGAATGGGGTTACTCCTCGGTGCAGTTCGGCCTCGACGCGGAGCTGCAGGGGAAATTCCTCGCCCGCATGTGGCTCTTCAACCTCGCCTCCGGCGTCCCGCTGTCGATCTGGTACGATTGGAAAAACGACGGCAGCGATCCCAAGAACAACGAGCACAACTTCGGGATCGTGGGGACCGACCTGAATCCCAAACCTGCCTTCCACGCGGCCAAGACCCTGACGGAGGCCTTGGCCGGCCATCGTTTCGAGCGGCGCCTGCGCGTCGGCGACGCCAAGAATTACGTGCTGGAATTTTCGCGGGAGGGAAAGCCCCGCTGGGCGGCCTGGCGCAGTTCACCGAAGCCGGCGACGGTGATCTTGCCGGGCCTGACGGGGCGCTTCCATTCGGTGAGCCATGACGGGAAGGTCGTCAAGCTACTCACGGCGGGCCCCAAGGGGCTGCAACTGCGCCTGGGCGATGCCCCGCAATACCTGCAGGCCCTTCCCTAA
- a CDS encoding flippase-like domain-containing protein, producing the protein MKSLRQLPWLRISGLLLSGLFLYYCFHALSWAELRSAFAIPQPWLLVVAALGNLAVLGFKTWVWQILLRPTARIPFAFLFEAQHVGCMANVLLPLKAGEFLKAGVVKKRYAVPYTQALTSIGLERYLAGFSLVLLALGLALVFPLPAWIKTGALVMTLVLVAVQAGLFLLWQRHPDLEKWRTRHPWLYRIFQALAHIGEGSQALRSWRTFLWLVLLSMLVWISEIAMLKVLELAYGLELSWAAPVLVLVAINLAIALPSAPGNLGAFEIATVLAYTGLGLDKATALGIAVYFHVLQILPVTALGLFFYFRWGLRAKDWQGVPEAA; encoded by the coding sequence ATGAAATCCCTTCGACAGCTTCCCTGGTTACGCATCTCCGGCCTCCTGCTCTCCGGCCTCTTCCTCTATTATTGCTTCCACGCCCTCTCCTGGGCGGAGCTGCGCAGCGCCTTTGCCATCCCCCAGCCTTGGCTGCTGGTCGTCGCCGCCCTGGGCAATCTGGCGGTCCTGGGTTTCAAGACCTGGGTCTGGCAGATCCTGCTTAGGCCCACCGCCCGCATCCCCTTCGCCTTTCTCTTCGAGGCCCAGCACGTCGGCTGCATGGCCAACGTCCTCCTGCCGCTGAAGGCCGGGGAATTCCTCAAGGCGGGCGTGGTCAAGAAGCGCTACGCCGTGCCCTACACCCAGGCGCTCACCTCGATCGGATTGGAGCGTTACCTCGCGGGCTTCAGCCTGGTGCTGCTGGCCCTCGGCCTGGCGCTGGTCTTTCCCCTCCCCGCCTGGATCAAGACCGGGGCCCTCGTCATGACCCTCGTCTTGGTCGCGGTGCAGGCCGGGCTCTTCCTGCTCTGGCAGCGCCATCCCGACCTCGAAAAGTGGCGGACCCGGCATCCCTGGCTCTACCGGATCTTCCAGGCCCTCGCCCACATCGGCGAGGGCTCGCAGGCGCTGAGATCCTGGCGGACTTTCTTGTGGCTGGTCCTGTTGTCGATGCTGGTCTGGATCTCGGAGATCGCGATGCTGAAGGTTTTGGAGCTGGCCTACGGATTGGAGCTGAGCTGGGCGGCCCCCGTGCTGGTGCTGGTCGCGATCAACCTCGCCATCGCCCTGCCCAGCGCCCCCGGCAACCTCGGGGCCTTCGAGATCGCCACGGTCCTGGCCTACACCGGACTCGGCCTCGACAAGGCCACCGCCTTGGGCATCGCCGTGTATTTTCATGTTCTGCAGATCCTGCCGGTGACCGCGCTGGGGCTCTTCTTCTATTTTCGCTGGGGGCTCCGCGCGAAGGATTGGCAAGGGGTCCCGGAGGCGGCTTAA